The genomic interval GGATTCCTTCAAGGATTGTCGGAGGAATAAGCCTGAAGCAGTCATGGAAGATCCCTGTCGGCAATAACAACTTCCTTGTCCAGAGCATGGGACAGGGAGGGCATGCATGGATAGAGGTTTACTTCCCTGATCTCGGATGGCTTTCATATGACCCACAGCAGTCAAAGCAGTTCACATCATCAAGGCATATAAAACAAACACATGGGCTTGATTCAGATGATATAAATGATACATGGAAGGCAGCACCATATCTGCCTGATTATAAAGAAACTGTTGATGCAAAATTTTTAGATGATGCAATTTCCCTACAACTAAAATCATCAGAAAGATCGCCCCGCTCATATTTTCTCAGCAATAATCTGTTTGTAAAGGTGCCTCTTGTAGAAAAGCCAAAACTGCCGCCGGTGGAGAGGCCAAAATTGCCGCCCGGCAAGGTCATAGAATTTGGTAATATGGAATTTCCAAGCCTTGTGGACATATACCATGTGGTTGGAGACAAAGGTGTAAAAATACTCGATAAAGAAACAGCAGAGTATGTTACATCTAAATATGTCTATGCTCAGGCATTTGAGATAGACGAAAGGCTTAAGATTAACACTATATCATTGGCAATGCGAAAATTTGGAGGTGACGGCACAATCTATATTGATCTTGTATCTGATGAGGGTGGCAGACCAAGCCTTAAAGGCATGAGGTCAGCGATACTACCACTTGAAAGTATAAATAAGAGATCTGGCTACTACTGGATTGATTTTTCTTTCCTTGATGATGTCATTTTGGAAAAAGGCAGATACTGGATTGTTCTCAGACATTCTGGAGAGGCTATAATGAACTGGTTTTATATCCCGGGCAATCCATATGGTGACAGTGATGACACTCGCTCCACACTCAAGGGCTATAAATGGGAAGATATTCAAAATTATGACTTTGTTTTTAAGATAAAGGCGAACAGGTTGTAAAGATTTCCCTGAATTTTAGTTCTTAAAGTTTCTATGCTTATAATCCGATAACAAAATAGAGTCAATTTTATGACATGATAGTCAAAAATTATCTTTAAAAATCGCATTTTTAGAAAAATATGTTTTGTTTTTTCAAGTAGTTATTTTTAATGGTATGTTTATTGCTATCTTATGCTTATAAGTAAAATTGAGCGATTTAAGTGTAATCTAAAAGGAGTTTTTGATAGATAATGCAGAGTTTTTCTAATGAAGGGATAAAATGTATTCTGATTACAGGTGGAGCAGGGACTGTAGGTAAAACACTGATTAGGCAACTCTTATTGTCAGATATTCAAGAAATAAGGATTTTTGATAATAATGAAACAGAACTCTTTTATCTCACTGATGAATATCGTGGTGAGTCAAGGGTTGTATTTTTTTTAGGCGATGTAAGAGACAGGGATAAGCTCATTAAAATAACAAGGGGTGTAGATGTAATCTTTCACACAGCAGCATTTAAGCATGTAATTCTTTCTGAGTTCAATCCATTTGATGTTGTTCAGACAAATATAAATGGCACGCAAAATATTATAGAAGCAGCATTAACTAATAATGTGGGAAAGGTTATATTTACAAGCAGCGATAAGGCTGTAAATCCTACAAATGTTATGGGGACTTCCAAGTTGATGGCTGAAAAGCTGATCACTGCTGCAAACACAATACGCTATGACAAAAAAACAATCTTTTCAAGCACACGATTTGGGAATGTGCTTGGTTCGAGAGGGTCTGTTGTTCCCATATTCAAGAAACAGATTAAAAACGGAGGTCCTGTTACGCTCACAGACAACAGGATGACAAGGTTTGTAATGACTGTTGACGAGGCAGTTGGACTTGTAGTGGAGTCGTCATTGATAGCAAGGGGTGGTGAGGTCTTTGTGACAAAGATGCCTGTGATAAGGATTTCTGACCTTGCAGATGTGATGATAGACATTTTAGCTCCTATGTATGGTTATAAACCTGATAGCATAAAGATTATAGAGATAGGTAAAAAGCCTGGTGAAAAACTATATGAAGAACTTATGTCTCATGAAGAGATGGGTAGGGCTATTGAACTTAAAAAGCTATTTGTAATATTTCCTGCGTTCCGTGATTTGTATAAGATTGATTATACATATAAAGACATTGTTTCATATGCCCTTGAAAATCCCTATATATCTTCTGATGAGCCATATATGAGCAAGGAAGAACTAAGAGCATACATTCTCAAGCATAGATTAGTGGAGGAGGTCTGTTAAATATGAAAGGCAAAGTACTTATACTCGGTGGCGATGGTTATCTTGGATGGCCTACTGCTATGAATCTCTCAAATCTCGGGTATAGTGTTGCAGTAGTAGATAATTATCTCAAAAGGTGGATATTTAATAAACTTGGCGTAATCCCGTTGATTGATTGTCCTGACCTTCAGGAAAGAGTAAACATATGGAAAGGATTGACAGGACATGAGATTAAGGTTTATATCGGAGATATAGGAGGGCATGATTTTCTTATCAATCTGGTAAAAGAATTCCAGCCTGACACAATAATACATTATGGAGAGATACCATCTGCACCTTATTCTATGCTCAATCATAATACCTCATGGGAAACCATACAGAATAACCTCAATGCTACTCTGTCTGTTATGTGGGCAATAAAGACAATAGACACTGATATACATCTCATAAAGTTAGGAACAATGGGAGAATATGGCACCCCGAATATCGATATAGAAGAAGGATTTATCGAGATTGAAAAAAATGGAAGAACAGATAGACTGCCATTCCCAAAGCTTCCCGGCTCATTTTATCATTTGAGCAAGGTTCAAGACAGTGACATGCTTTATCTTGGTGTAAGAATGTGGGGACTTAGGGTTACTGACTTAAATCAGGGGCCTGTTTATGGAATTCACACAGACGAAAGCAGGATAGATAAGGAAAATCGACTCATACCACATTTTCATTATGATGAGTTCTGGGGTACGGTGTTGAATCGCTTTATTACACAGGCAGTAGTTGGTATTCCTTTAACTGTTTATGGCAAAGGTGGTCAAAAGAGGGGATTTTTGAATATTACTGACACCCTTCAGTGTGTAAGGCTTGCAGTTCAACACCCTGCCAATAGAGGCGAATTCAGGGTGATGAACCAGTTTACAGAGATATTCAGTGTTAATGAACTTGCTGATAAAGTTAAGACTGTTGCTAAAAGTCTTGGGCTTAAAGTAGCTATACAGAATTATCCAAATCCGAGAAAAGAGGCAGAGGAACATCATTACAATGCAAAAAATACCAATCTTATGGGTCTTGGACTTCAACCAAATTATTTAACAGATAATGTTCTTATAGAAATGCTTGAGATTGCAATGCGCAATAAGAAAAATATAAGGCAAGATATTATCCTGCCGGGAAGGGCAAAATGGCAATAATCAAAGAAGAGGAAAGGATGATATGAAAAGAAAAATATGTATTGTATTAACAGTGCGTGGCAATTACGCAAAAATGAAATCTATAATGAGAGAAATAAAAAACCATTCAAACTGTGAATTGCAACTTGTTGTAGGTGGGGCTGTTATACTTCATAAATTTGGTAACCCTGTAAATATTATCGAAGCCGATGGATTTGAAATAAGTGAAATGGTACATTTTCTGGTTGAAGGTGGCAAACCCATAACAATGGCAAAATCTACAGGTCTTGCTGTTGTTGAACTCTCGACAGTCTTTGAAAATCTGCGTCCTGATATTGTAATGGCAATTGCTGATAGATTTGAAGCACTTGCAGTTGCTGTAGCAGCAAGCTATATGAATATACCTGTTGCACATCTTGAAGGAGGTGAATTATCAGGCTCTATAGATGAATCCATAAGGCATGCAATCACAAAACTCTCACATATTCATTTTGTTGCAACTCAAAAAAGTAAAGAGCGCGTAATAAAAATGGGAGAAGATCCTCAAAATGTCTATGTTGTTGGTTCTCCGACGATTGACCTCATACGAGATTTAAATCTTGACCTTGATTTTGATGTGTTTGAGAAATATGGCGGAGTAGGTGCTTTTATCTCTGTAACAAAAAATAACTATATTGTTGTATCACAGCATCCTGTTACAACCGAATACGAACAGGCAGGCGAACAGATTCAGGAAACACTTCATGCCATCAATGATATAAACATGCCCACACTATGGCTCTGGCCAAATATGGATGCTGGAACAGACGAAATATCAAAAGGCATTAGGAAATTCAGAGAAAAATATCAGCCGTCACACATACACTTTTTTAAGAACTTTGCATTTGAAGACTACGCTAAACTCATTAATAATGCCGCTGTTTTAGTTGGAAATACAAGTAGTGGTATTAGAGAATCTGCATATCTTGGTGTGCCTGTTGTGAATATTGGCACAAGGCAGAATTACAGAGAGAGGGGAGAAAATGTAATAGATGTAGGCTACAATAAGGATGAAATAAAAGAGGCGATAAAAAAGCAGATTGCACATGGAAAATATTCAAGCAACCATTTATATGGCGATGGTCATGCTGGAGAAAAGATTGCAGAGATATTGAGCACATGCAAGATAAGTGTTCAAAAGAGACTAATGTATTGATGGAAAAACAACTTATTTTTAATACAGAAGGCATATCAATGGATAATTTTGCAGACATGGATGGGCTTCGTTTGTCTCTACAATCAACTTATGACAAAAATAGTTTACTTGAGTTACTCGACAAAGTTTTAGATATGGGTGAAATTAGAGAAATTCCAATAGATATATTACAATTGCTGCGGGAAAAGATTTTTCTAATTTTTATAAACAAGCTGGAATTCGACACAAAACTCTTCAGACTGCATAAAGTTTTTAATAATGACTTAATACCCTATCACAAAGGCATGGCTCATATCAAAGACAGATTATTATTCGATTATTATGAACGAGTTGATGTTGTCAATAAAGAAGCAATTTTAATGTTGGCTCTATTGATAGACATCTTGAACAATGATAAAGACAGAGGTATCAAAGACTTTATAATGCAGTGTGCAGATATATTTTCACGATCAAAGACATTCGGAGAAATAATAAATAATCTACATATCACGGCTGAAGATATCGTAGATATTTATATTGAATCAGGGATTCTTTCCCCTGATATATTTATGAAAAAGGCAATCAATATTCAAAAAAACAATCTTTTATTTCTTCGGCTTATATGGTTATTATCTGATGCTCCTGTTTGTTATACAAGACTTTATGACCTTTTGAAGACACTTCTTTATGAATCCATAAAAGCAAAGAATATAGAGCTTGTCTTATACATTGGCTTTTTTACTCGTTATTATTATGGTAATCTGCAGGTAGATATGGATGCATGGAAAAGACTCGATGAAGAAATAGAAAAACCAATGAGTGATTTTTTTGTAAGGTATTGCAGGGAAAACAATATCCTGCCCTGCAGCAGAATGCCTGAAAAGGGCAAAAAGATAAAGGTTGGATACATCTATCAGCGGTTAGCCATGTCTTCCCCTGTGACTGTTTTGCTGTCTTTACTATATGGACATTATTTAAATCAAAATCCAGATTTTGAGTTTTATGTTTATAGCTGTGATTATAAAGAAAAAATTGGAGATGATCAAGGAGTTATAGACAAATTTATAAGACCAATGGGTTTTAAATGCATCAGTGCAGGTAATTTAGGTGAGTTCAATGATTATCAGCATAGCCATTTCGAAAAGGCAATGGCATTAAGAAGACAGATTATCAAGGATGAAATAGACATATTTGTTACAACAGGCACGCAGATAGGCAATTTCCTTGTGTCATCAAGGGTCGCCCCAATCCAGATTTACTGGTCGCACGGTGACCCTTATTGGAGTGTAAACAATTTAGATTACAGGATAGTACACTCTGCCGAGAAATCTGTTACAAAGGGCTTATATGGAGGCATGGAATATTTCAAATTCCCTAATCTCATGTCAATGGAGTTATTGAATCCAAATATTTCACCAGAGAAAATAGAGAAAATCAGACTGAAATTTCCAGAAGATAAAATACTGCTCGGAGTTTTTGGAAGGCTTGTCAAATTGTATCATCCTGATTATCTTTTTGCTGTATCTGAAATACTAAAGAAAAACCAGGAAACTGTTTTTTTAATATGCGGCTCAGGGGATAATGAGCCGATTAAGAAATATTTTGAAATCGCAGGATGCATTGATAGAGTCTATTTTGAGGGACATGTTAATCCTAACATTTATGGGCATATCATTGATATAGCTCTTGACCCTTTTCCTATTCCAATGGGAGTTGCATTTTTGGAGCTTCAGGCAAAAGGTAAACCCATAGTTTCTTATAAAGTGAATCTTTATGAGATAAACGAGTTCAGACTGAAAGATGTTTTGGCTTCTACTACAGGAGAGTATATTCAAATAGCTGGTAAACTTATTAAAGATGAAATGTTTCGGAAAGAGATAGGTGAAAAATATCGCAAGTTTGTCGAAGAAAAGCTTGATTGCCAAAGAGCAGCTAAAGAGCTTGAAAGGCTTTATAAAGGCTTAATCTGAAGAATACTAATATAAAAAAATGTATAAAAATTTGGGCAAGAAAATAAGATGCCTGATATGGAGATTAAGGGGGTTATCGATAGGCAATGGAAGCTTGATCGAAGGCGGATTATATATACGAGGTCGGTCTCGCATCTGTATAGGAAGGAATGCTTATATATCGCGACATGTTTCTCTCAAGGCTTCTACAGAAGGATACATTATAATAGGTGATAACTGTCTAATTCGAGATGGTGTAAGAATTCAGGGTGGTTTAGGCACTTTGCGGATTGGTGATTTTTTTGCGATCAATCACAATTCGTCTATAACATTTAATGGCGATCTGGATATAGGGAATTATGTCATGATAGGACCTGGTGTGACAATAACAACATCTGGGCATTCTTTTAATAATAAGGAGATAATGCGGTTTCAGAAGGATACTTACAAGAAGATTGTTATAGAGGATGATGTCTGGATAGGGGCAAATGCAGTGATTTTGCCTGGTGTAACAATAGCTAAGGGAACTGTTGTGGGAGCGGGTAGTGTAGTTACTAAAAATACCGAGCCGTATAGTATTGTAGTGGGTAACCATGCCAAGGTAATAGGTTATAGGGGTGAAACGGAGCAGTGCATATCATGAAGTGTCCAATCTGTAACCATGAAAAGATGAATAATGTATATTCGATGGAACGAATGCCTTATAGCGTCTTCTGGCAGGATGACAAAATAATTCCAACAATCGATTTAGTGGTGTCCATGTGTGATACTTGTTCCCTTCTGTTTCAGAGCTCAGCTTATGCAGACAATGAATATGACGCTGTTATGCAGAAAGTTTACAATGCTTACCAGCTAATGGACAGCAGCATAAGGCCTTTCCCCATTTCCGAGGATTCCATAGGATATGCTTTGAAGTTTTTATCAGATACTGTTGATTTTTCCCATATCGTAAATGTTCTCGAAGTCGGTTCTAACAGGGGAGATTTTCTTTATCATCTAAAGTTTCGATTCAGCCATATTAATATTATCGGAATAGAACCATCAAATCTTGATTTTGTCGGGGTGCCAACAGTCAGGGCATTCTTTTCGAGGAATATTTTTTTAAACAAATTCGACCTTGTGATTGTTAGACATGTGCTTGAGCACATAAAACATCCCGTTAATTTTTTAAGTGATATAAAAGCTATTCTTGCTGACGAAGGAAAATTATTTATAGAGGTGCCTAATACCATGAATGACCTTATGGAAAAAATAGAGGTGTTCAATCCAGACCATGTCTGTTATTTTACAGCCCAATCAATGAATAGACTGGTTGAAGAGTCTGATATGAGTTTGTTGACGATAGGAGATGAAGACGGTGTTCCTCTTATGGTGCTCATGAGCAATGCTGTAACTATGAGAACTCATAATTCATATGACAATAGCAAAGAGATAAAAGCGCTGATTGGTGAATACAGAAAATCCATGGATGACACTGTTCGCTCTGTCAAAGAATTGATAAATAAAGGTTATAAGATAATATTTTACGGGTCAAAGAACACCTTTCTCTGGTTCTACAATGCCCTTGATGTTAGCATTGTTCATACCCCTTTGAAAGAACATGTTTTGGCAGTAATCGATGATTCCGCGGAGAGAATCGGGAAAAGGGTATCGGGATTTTCTGTGAAGGATTTTGGGTATCTCAATGCCATAAAGGATGAGGAAATAGTATTTATCCTCTGCGCGGCCAGAGACAATGCTAAAGCAATGATTAATAAAATAAAAAAATTGGGTTTGAAGGATTATAAAATAATCCTGCCATGGATTGGCGAAGTGGTATGAATGAAATTTATAAGATAGATGATGTTCAGTATATGGTCTCTCTTTACTGTCCCGGCAGGTGCAGAAATTGTAATGTATGGCAGAGAAAAAAGGAAGAAGTTACAAAAAATGAAATGGAATTGCTCTTACTTGAAAAGGCACTTCAGAGCAAGACTCTATGCAAAACAACGCACTTTGAACTTACAGGTGGAGAATCGCAGTTGTCTCCTAAATATATAGATGTTGTCAAATTAATAGCTCAATATAAACCTGATGCAATTATACATACAAATATCAGTGGCTGGTATCCTAAAAGACACTTTGAGGTTGTAAAGGAATGTATCCAGTATGTAATGCCTTCAAATTTCAAGATTGATATTTCTCTCGATGGCCGCCCTGAGAATTATAAGTCTATCAGATTTGTTAAAGATGGTTTTTATAAAGCAGTAGAGACCGCAAGGCTTCTCAAGCAATTAAATATTCCTATACGATTTATAATGACTACATTCAGGGAAATCTATAGAGATATAGAGTGGTTTGTTGATTTTGCAAAGGAAATGGGTGTTGGTTATTATATAGGTTATCCACGGATTTCTTCTTTTTATTTTAATAATTCAGATAAAGAATTCAACTTTACAAAGGAAGAAATCGAAGAAATAGAAAATCTTCTGAATAGGGTTGGATGGCTTACTGAAAGACGGCTTGGAAACTGGTTATGGGCAAAAAGTGTATATGAAAGAAATATTCCCTTTTTTGAATGCTATATGGGAAGGATGTCTATTGTTATAGATCCTTACGGAAATGTGTACCCATGTAATGAGCTTCTTCCGGAGCTATTTATGGGCAATTTAAAGGAATTTGGTGGTTATATTGATATACTGTTATTATCAGAAAAAGCAATAAAAGTAATTGAGTATGTGAAAGACAAAAGGTGTCAGCCATGTGGAATGCTTTGTGCTCTAAAAATTGAGTTTCCTTGGGGAAAGCAGGCAGGATTGATACCGGTGGGAAAAGATGAATTACATAAATAATATGAAGCACTGGAAATACAGGGATTTATAATATGGAGATAAAGACTAAATGACAAGCAGGGATGAAATAATCTGGTTTGATCTTGGCACCCCAAAACAGGTTACATTTTTTGAGCCAATAATAAAAGAAATACAAAGTAGGGGTATAGACTGTTTAATAACTACACGCAAATCAGAAGACTATACAGAGCCAGTAAAACTACTCGAACTAAAAAAGTTACAATATTATTCTATTGGAGAGTATGGTGGAGAAAAACTTAAATCAAAATTATCCAGTGCATTAAATCGTCAAATTGCGTTGAACGAATTTATTCAGAATTTTCCAATTAAAAAATTAGTGAATCTTGGCTCTGTTGACGGCTGCAGAGTTGCATTCGGTAACGGGATAGAGATCGTGAGTTTTTTCGATATCCCGAGCAGAGGAGTAGATGATAATCTGACACCTATTGCAAAATTGACACTCCCTTTGTCCAACAAAATATTTCATCCCTTTGTCGTGCCGAGAGAATATTTTACCA from Dissulfurispira thermophila carries:
- a CDS encoding NAD-dependent epimerase/dehydratase family protein, with product MKGKVLILGGDGYLGWPTAMNLSNLGYSVAVVDNYLKRWIFNKLGVIPLIDCPDLQERVNIWKGLTGHEIKVYIGDIGGHDFLINLVKEFQPDTIIHYGEIPSAPYSMLNHNTSWETIQNNLNATLSVMWAIKTIDTDIHLIKLGTMGEYGTPNIDIEEGFIEIEKNGRTDRLPFPKLPGSFYHLSKVQDSDMLYLGVRMWGLRVTDLNQGPVYGIHTDESRIDKENRLIPHFHYDEFWGTVLNRFITQAVVGIPLTVYGKGGQKRGFLNITDTLQCVRLAVQHPANRGEFRVMNQFTEIFSVNELADKVKTVAKSLGLKVAIQNYPNPRKEAEEHHYNAKNTNLMGLGLQPNYLTDNVLIEMLEIAMRNKKNIRQDIILPGRAKWQ
- a CDS encoding class I SAM-dependent methyltransferase, giving the protein MKFLSDTVDFSHIVNVLEVGSNRGDFLYHLKFRFSHINIIGIEPSNLDFVGVPTVRAFFSRNIFLNKFDLVIVRHVLEHIKHPVNFLSDIKAILADEGKLFIEVPNTMNDLMEKIEVFNPDHVCYFTAQSMNRLVEESDMSLLTIGDEDGVPLMVLMSNAVTMRTHNSYDNSKEIKALIGEYRKSMDDTVRSVKELINKGYKIIFYGSKNTFLWFYNALDVSIVHTPLKEHVLAVIDDSAERIGKRVSGFSVKDFGYLNAIKDEEIVFILCAARDNAKAMINKIKKLGLKDYKIILPWIGEVV
- the neuC gene encoding UDP-N-acetylglucosamine 2-epimerase, whose amino-acid sequence is MKRKICIVLTVRGNYAKMKSIMREIKNHSNCELQLVVGGAVILHKFGNPVNIIEADGFEISEMVHFLVEGGKPITMAKSTGLAVVELSTVFENLRPDIVMAIADRFEALAVAVAASYMNIPVAHLEGGELSGSIDESIRHAITKLSHIHFVATQKSKERVIKMGEDPQNVYVVGSPTIDLIRDLNLDLDFDVFEKYGGVGAFISVTKNNYIVVSQHPVTTEYEQAGEQIQETLHAINDINMPTLWLWPNMDAGTDEISKGIRKFREKYQPSHIHFFKNFAFEDYAKLINNAAVLVGNTSSGIRESAYLGVPVVNIGTRQNYRERGENVIDVGYNKDEIKEAIKKQIAHGKYSSNHLYGDGHAGEKIAEILSTCKISVQKRLMY
- a CDS encoding acyltransferase; the protein is MYKNLGKKIRCLIWRLRGLSIGNGSLIEGGLYIRGRSRICIGRNAYISRHVSLKASTEGYIIIGDNCLIRDGVRIQGGLGTLRIGDFFAINHNSSITFNGDLDIGNYVMIGPGVTITTSGHSFNNKEIMRFQKDTYKKIVIEDDVWIGANAVILPGVTIAKGTVVGAGSVVTKNTEPYSIVVGNHAKVIGYRGETEQCIS
- a CDS encoding radical SAM protein — protein: MNEIYKIDDVQYMVSLYCPGRCRNCNVWQRKKEEVTKNEMELLLLEKALQSKTLCKTTHFELTGGESQLSPKYIDVVKLIAQYKPDAIIHTNISGWYPKRHFEVVKECIQYVMPSNFKIDISLDGRPENYKSIRFVKDGFYKAVETARLLKQLNIPIRFIMTTFREIYRDIEWFVDFAKEMGVGYYIGYPRISSFYFNNSDKEFNFTKEEIEEIENLLNRVGWLTERRLGNWLWAKSVYERNIPFFECYMGRMSIVIDPYGNVYPCNELLPELFMGNLKEFGGYIDILLLSEKAIKVIEYVKDKRCQPCGMLCALKIEFPWGKQAGLIPVGKDELHK
- a CDS encoding SDR family NAD(P)-dependent oxidoreductase, yielding MQSFSNEGIKCILITGGAGTVGKTLIRQLLLSDIQEIRIFDNNETELFYLTDEYRGESRVVFFLGDVRDRDKLIKITRGVDVIFHTAAFKHVILSEFNPFDVVQTNINGTQNIIEAALTNNVGKVIFTSSDKAVNPTNVMGTSKLMAEKLITAANTIRYDKKTIFSSTRFGNVLGSRGSVVPIFKKQIKNGGPVTLTDNRMTRFVMTVDEAVGLVVESSLIARGGEVFVTKMPVIRISDLADVMIDILAPMYGYKPDSIKIIEIGKKPGEKLYEELMSHEEMGRAIELKKLFVIFPAFRDLYKIDYTYKDIVSYALENPYISSDEPYMSKEELRAYILKHRLVEEVC
- a CDS encoding transglutaminase-like domain-containing protein, translating into MKKFSCYLLHILFPLLLCNLAYAKTVILEGKLNSRISVNQQIDFSIDKPLSVLTFKFAIPSEFNNKSVSQKTHGLSIKFSQQPVKIEDAADEFGNRFKVVTWNNLQNDVRVNITFETNIKSELSAMESKALFPLNSVPTGELLYLKSTELVQSNHPDIVSLSKKLTSGAATEYEAVTAILNYVIDNVKYTYNPPRYDALYTLKTKSGNCQNFAHLSMALLRAVGIPSRIVGGISLKQSWKIPVGNNNFLVQSMGQGGHAWIEVYFPDLGWLSYDPQQSKQFTSSRHIKQTHGLDSDDINDTWKAAPYLPDYKETVDAKFLDDAISLQLKSSERSPRSYFLSNNLFVKVPLVEKPKLPPVERPKLPPGKVIEFGNMEFPSLVDIYHVVGDKGVKILDKETAEYVTSKYVYAQAFEIDERLKINTISLAMRKFGGDGTIYIDLVSDEGGRPSLKGMRSAILPLESINKRSGYYWIDFSFLDDVILEKGRYWIVLRHSGEAIMNWFYIPGNPYGDSDDTRSTLKGYKWEDIQNYDFVFKIKANRL
- a CDS encoding glycosyltransferase, yielding MQDKCSKETNVLMEKQLIFNTEGISMDNFADMDGLRLSLQSTYDKNSLLELLDKVLDMGEIREIPIDILQLLREKIFLIFINKLEFDTKLFRLHKVFNNDLIPYHKGMAHIKDRLLFDYYERVDVVNKEAILMLALLIDILNNDKDRGIKDFIMQCADIFSRSKTFGEIINNLHITAEDIVDIYIESGILSPDIFMKKAINIQKNNLLFLRLIWLLSDAPVCYTRLYDLLKTLLYESIKAKNIELVLYIGFFTRYYYGNLQVDMDAWKRLDEEIEKPMSDFFVRYCRENNILPCSRMPEKGKKIKVGYIYQRLAMSSPVTVLLSLLYGHYLNQNPDFEFYVYSCDYKEKIGDDQGVIDKFIRPMGFKCISAGNLGEFNDYQHSHFEKAMALRRQIIKDEIDIFVTTGTQIGNFLVSSRVAPIQIYWSHGDPYWSVNNLDYRIVHSAEKSVTKGLYGGMEYFKFPNLMSMELLNPNISPEKIEKIRLKFPEDKILLGVFGRLVKLYHPDYLFAVSEILKKNQETVFLICGSGDNEPIKKYFEIAGCIDRVYFEGHVNPNIYGHIIDIALDPFPIPMGVAFLELQAKGKPIVSYKVNLYEINEFRLKDVLASTTGEYIQIAGKLIKDEMFRKEIGEKYRKFVEEKLDCQRAAKELERLYKGLI